Below is a window of Micromonospora chersina DNA.
TCGTCGGCGTACCGGTAACCCGGCCCGCCCTCGCCGGTGCCGGACGGGTCACCACACTGGAGCACCTTCAGCGTCGGGTACGCGGTGAGCCGGTGGCAGGGGGTCCGGTCGTAGAACCGGTGCCGGGCCAGGTGCAGGAAACTCTGCACGGTGCACGGGGCCTGCTCGCGGTCGAGGGTCAGCCCGATCGGCCCCTGGTTGGTCCGCAGCGTGACCCGGACCGTCCCCCGGTCGGGCGTGTGGCGGGGATCCGGCGGCAGCGGCACCGGCCGGGCGGCCGGCTCGTCCGGCGTCGGCGTGTACGCGCACGGGCCCTTCGTGGGCGCCGGGTCGGCGGCCGGCGCCGCGGACGCGGCAACGCCGCCGGTGGCGACCAGCGCGGCGGAGATCGTCGCCACCCCGGCGAGGCGGGCGAGCAACGGCGGTACGGCGTGCGGTCGGGTTTCGCTCGACACGTGGGTCCTCCCTGGACTCGTGGTACCAGAAAGACCGGAGTCTATGGAGGCGCTGACCGGATGTCGATGACGGTCGACGCGTGCGCAAGGCCCCGGGCGCGCGCGTTGCCGTCGGCGCCCCGGAAGGTGACATGATGATGCGACCGAGCCGGTGCCTCAGGTGAGAAAGCGTGGGCTGCCCATGGCGTCCTTCCGGGCGAGGACCTCCCGCGAGGCGGGACGCACGGTGAT
It encodes the following:
- a CDS encoding peptidylprolyl isomerase, which encodes MSSETRPHAVPPLLARLAGVATISAALVATGGVAASAAPAADPAPTKGPCAYTPTPDEPAARPVPLPPDPRHTPDRGTVRVTLRTNQGPIGLTLDREQAPCTVQSFLHLARHRFYDRTPCHRLTAYPTLKVLQCGDPSGTGEGGPGYRYADELPTDLPPAPTDPTGVRRLYARGTLAMANAGPDTNGSQFFLVQSDSALRPNYTVFGTIDEAGLATLDRIAAGGIAATPEDPAPVDGAPALPVEICKATRGR